The nucleotide window AGGTCGCCGCGCTGGTGAGCGCCGGGGTGATCGCCGAGACCGCGCGCGACGGGGTGTACGAGGCCGTCGATCAACGCATCATCGGGAACCTGGCCAGGCTCGTACGACGGGGCATGCAGATCTCCACCCTTGCCGACGTCCACGAACGGTTCACCGGCAAGATCAACGAGGCGGCCGAGATCCTGCTCGCGGCCGCTCACGACGAGGTCGACCGGCGCAAGGGCCCGGGCTGGCTGCCGGAGAACGACGACGACGTGGCCTGGGCGGTGAACCTGCTGGGCGTGATGCGCCGCGTCGGGACCGAGAACGCGCACGCCGCCCTCGACCGCGCTCTCGACACGGCACTGGACCGGGAGCTCTCGGCCCACCAGAACGCCGTCGACGAACGTGCGGACGCCGACGCGCCGCAGCCGGACTGAACCCGGGCTGACGCACTCAGCGGGAGACGTTGTGCCGCTTCGGGAGTACGACGAGCGACGCGAGGAAGAAGCAGATCGCACCGACGAACGTACCGGCCGTGGCCGCCACGGCGTCGGCGGTGACGCCGCCCTTGGTCACGAACGCCCCGACTGCCGACACCCCGAAGGCCACGCACCCGATCCAGTTGATCAGCACCGACCACCAGTCGCGGTCGCGGGCATCCCATCGGCGCCCCGTGGCGCGGGAGTACCCGACGAAGGCGACCGCACCGCTGATGAGGAAGGCGACCGAACCGCCGGCGTCGGGGGTCCAGACGAGGTGCCGGTCTCCCCAGATCGTGTGTGCAAGGAGTGCTCCCGTGGTCGACACGTTGAAGAGGATCGTGCCGACCGACTGCGTTGCCGCGCTCAGCCATTCGGCACGGATCACCGACCCCGGCGCCGAGGACTGCAGCTCGGCCACGGTTCCGCTGCGAACCAGCTGGATGAACCCTGCCCCGGTGAAGAACCACGCGCCGACGAAGTAACAGCCGTTGGCGAACCCGGCACCCACCACGTGCGCCAGCCCGGGAGCCGAGCCCAGCGCGAACAGCGCCGACCCGATCATGAACCCCCAGCACTGTTTGGACAGCGTCGGCGTCAGGAACGCGGGCTTGCGCTCACGCGGTGACATCGAGGCTCGCGATGACCTTGCTCGGCTCGATCCAGATGCCCAGCTCGCCGGGCACGCCGTTGCGCGCCCCGAACTCCTCGGCCCGCTCGGCGCCCATGTACCGGGCCCCGCACAGCGAAGCGATGCGACGCACATCGTCCAGGTCCTCGGTGATGCGCGCCAGGCCCTGCACCTGCACGAAGCCGAAGGGCGGCTCGGGCAGGTCGATCGACATCACGACCCGTGGATCACGAAGCAGCGCGCGGCCTTTGGCGGTGGTGGCACCGGTGTTGAAGGCGATCCGGTCACCGTCGAGCACGAACCACACCGGAACGACGAGCGGTCGTCCGTCGGCGGCGGTGTATCCGAGGTGCCCGGTCTTGGTGCCGTCGGTGAGAAAAGCGCGGACGGCGGGATCGGACAGCGTGGGGGCAGACATGTTCTCAGCGTAGATAAGGATGGGACCGGACCGCGAGCGTTCGGCCTCGTCGAGTCACCGTTGCGCGAGCACGCCACCGATCCGGCACGCCATCATCATGATCGTCGCGTGCGGACCACTGCGACCGCTGCTCGGCAGGATGGACCCGTCGACGATCCGCAGTCCACGGACCCCGAAGACGCCACCCAGCCAATCGGTCCGGTCCCCCATCGGCATGGTCCCCCAGGCGTGCTGGGAGAACCCGGCCCGATCGGCGATCCGCACGCTCCCTGGTACGACGATGTCGGCGAACTCGGGCGCCTGCAGCATCTCCACGACCCCGGCGGCTCCGGCCCTCAGTGCCGTGGCCGTGTCCGGGTCGGGTTCGTCGAACGCCATCCGCACCCCGGCGCGCTCCGCGACGAGACGTACCGGCGAGTGCCGCATCGCGGTCACCTCGACAATCGGCCCACCCGCGGGAATCCCGCGGATGTAGGTGGCGAAATCATCTCGGTAGCAGCGTATCTCGAGGCCTTCGTCGGTGTGCAGCACCGTCGGCAGGACCATGCCCGCATCCGCCGGCGATCGTCTCGAGTACGACACCGCCAGACCCCGATGTTCCCCGGCGGTCAGCGACCGCACATCCGAGCGGCCGGCCACGTCCGGCCACGGCAGGTCCCCGAGTTCCGATCGGAGCAGGATTCCCGCGGTCCCGAGCGTGCCCGCAGCGAGGATCACCTCTCCTGCGCTCACCTCCAGCGGTCCCGCACGCACTCCCGTCACCGTCGCGCCCCGGACCGCGACCAGGCGGTCGACCGCACATCCGGTCACCACCCGCAGGTTGGGGCGGGACAGAGCGGGGACGAGATAGGCGTCCGCGGCCGACCGGCGCGCGAGTCCGCTCCGGTTGGTGAGCACCCGGTTCAGGCCCACCACCGGCCACCGCTGCGCGATCGGACGCACCGGCGCCCGCACCGACCAGTAGTGTTCGAAAGCGCTTCCGGCGTCCCCGAGTTCACTGTCGGGCACGGGTCCGACACCCATGGTGCCCGTCGGGGCGTCCAGTTCGTCGTAGGCGCCGGCGATGGCGTCGGGCTCCCATCCGGCCGGCCAGGAGCCGAAGTCGTCTCGATGCCACCTCAGAAAGTAGCCGCCGTTCACCGCCGACGAGCCGCCGAGCGCCGACCCGCGGGCCGCGGACACCCCGAGGTCGGTCTCGTGGCGGACCGCATGCGGCGCGGCGTCGTCTATCGGTAGTCGCCGCAGGTCCAGATCCGCCGGCGTGGGCAGCCCCGCGGGCCCACGTTCCAGGAGGGCGACCGTGCGACCGGGCTCGCGGGAGAGCCTCTCGGCGAGCACGCATCCGGCGCTGCCGGCACCGACGATGACGACGTCGGCGGTGATCGGCCGTTCGGCCGCTGTCATCGAGAGATGACCGGGCGCAACGCTTCCGGGTCTCGGTGAGCGATGACTCCCTGCCAGAGGCCGGCTCCGTAGGCGAGGTCGTCGAGCCGGTGCATGAGGATGTACCGCAGCGGGCCGAGCGTGGGCGGACTGGTCGGATCGGCGAGCAGGTCCCGGACCCAGGACACCACCCCCTCCACGATCGCCACCTGCACGGCGAGAACGCGGAACCGCTTCGACACCAGGGCGAGCACCAACGCCAGCGGCCAGTAGTGACGGCAGATCGCATCGGCGGCCTGCAGCAACCCGAACCCGGCCGCCCGTCCGGTCATCTGCGCGGACACCAGCGGCGCCGAGGGCAGGTCACCGAGCCGGCGCCGCATCCGGACCGCGAGGTGGGTGAGGATGATCATCGCCAGCGCGGCACCGAAGCGGGTCCGGGACAGCAGCGCGACGACCGCGGCGGCCATCGGGACCGACATCTTCATCGGCGCCGCGCGGTCACCGTGCCGGGAGGCGAGGTGCGCCGCACCGGTGCCGTAGAAGCAACGGCGCGACAGCACCGAGCGCAGGTCGGTGCGGTGCTCGTGGGCCACACGTGCCACCGGGTCGTACCGAATCCGCCACCCGTCGGCATGCATCCGCCAGCAGGCGTCGACGTCCTCGGCGACGCGCAATGACTCGTCGAATCCGCAGAAAGCGCTGCGCCGCACGACCATCGCGGCACTGGGCACATACGGAGTCCTGGTCGACGGCGCCACCGCGGACTCCTCTGGCCCCATGTCCAGCGACGACCAGCCGTTTTCGTATCGCTCGGCCAGCGATGCCGTCATCGCCTCGGACTGCAGTCCGACGATCCGCGGCGCGACGAGACCCACGGTCGGATCGGAGAAGTGCGTGAGCAGGATCGTGAGCCAGTCCGGGTCGGGCACGACGTCGGAGTCGAGGAACGCCACGAAGTCGGTTGTCGCCGCCGCCGCGCCCGCGTTGCGCGCCGCGGACGGGCCACGATTGTCGTCGAAGCGTAGGACCCGGGCGGTCGGCCGGTCCACCTCGATCGGCGTCATGGAGCCGTCGTCGACGACGATGACCGCCAGCCCATCGAGGGCCTCGAGGAGGCGGTCGACCCCACTCTGATTGTCCCGCACCGGGATGACGACGGTCACGTCCTCGGGCTGCGGGCCGAACATCGGCCGGGGGTTGGCGATCCCCGCGTCCAGCAGGGCGCGCGCCAGACGCCGGGTCACGTTGTCGCACACTTCGATTCGTCCGTCCTCGGAGGTCATTCCGAGTGCGGTGTCGGACATGCGCAGCAGTCGGGTCGGCGATCCGCCGACCAGGTAGCGGAAGTCACCGGCCTTCGCGCACCGGAGGTCGATCTGCACCTGGAACCCGTCGGGCAGACCGGTGTGCGTCACCGCCGGGGCGTCCGCGGTCGCATCGCTCTCGCGGTCGGCGGCGCCGGAGTCGTCGCCGGGGGCCGGGCCGTCGGCGCCCGCGTCCTGGTTCTCGGCCCACCGACGTGGAGCCGAGTCGTCGAGGGCCGTCATCCCAGACGCCCCTGATCGTCGACCTGCCACGACCCGAGGGCGGCCGACAGACGTTCGGTGACGTCGCCGACCAGCCGCGCACCGTCGTCGGGGTTCGCGCCCCCCGGGTCACCGAGGACACCGTTGGGACTCACGGCGGCGACACCACCGGACCGCATCGCACCCAGCAGCGCGCCCACCGGCTCCCGATTGCCCGCGACAGCGCGGTCGGGATCGACAACCGACGGCGAGACATGCAGCAGCACAGAAGTTTCGGTGAAACCTGCGTGCGCATCGGCGCCGTCGAAGGCGCACGGGAACCAGGCGACGTCCCGGCCTTCGTACCGCAGACGGGTCACCGCCTCGATCAGGGTCCGGGTGTTTCCGCCGTGCCCGTTGACGAACACCACACGCGCCGCCCAGCGGCACGCACTGCGGCCGTATTCGACGAGGAGCCCGCGCAGCGCCTCGTGCCCGATGGAGATGGTGCCGGCGAAGCCCTCGTGCTCGCCGCTGGCGCCGTAGTTGAGGTCCGGGGCCCGCAGGAGTCCGGGATGGTCCGATCGCCCGCACACGCGGTCCGCAATGGCAGCCGCGATGCGCGTGTCGGTGTCGAGCGGTAGGTGCGGACCGTGTTGCTCGACCGAGCCGAGGGGCACCAGCAGGGTGACCACCTGCCCATCGAGGTCTGGCCAGTTGCACTGCCCCAACATCGATGGCCCTGTCATTCGACCAATGCTAGCGATGGTGCTTGCGCGTATGTCGGCCTCGCCCGAAAAACGAAGCGAAAAACGCGCCCGGATCCCGCCCAGGACCACTCTGACGAGCGTTCGATCGGTTATGGAATGCTTGGTGCATCCAGTGACACCTGACACAGTGCGCAGTACAACGATCGGGAGGACGACACCCCATGAGCAGTGCCATACCACGCAACAGCGGCAAGGCCGGCCCACTGAGTTCGATCCGGGTCATCGAGTTCGCCGGTATCGGGCCCGGCCCGCACGCCGCCATGCTGCTGGCCGATCTCGGCGCCGACGTCGTGCGCGTCCAGCGGCCCGGTTCGCTGCCCAAGCCGGGCCGCAACGCCGATGCCCTCCTTCGTGGCCGACGCGTCGTCGAGGCGAACCTCAAGGACGAGAACGACCGGGAGACCATCCTCGGCCTCGTCGCCAAGGCCGATGTGATCGTCGAGGGTTTCCGCCCCGGTGTGATGGAGCGGCTCGGGCTCGGACCCGATGATCTGGAGAAGGTGAACCCGGGACTGGTCTACGGACGCATGACCGGCTGGGGTCAGGACGGGCCGCGCGCGGAGCTGGCCGGGCACGACATCAACTACATCTCGCTGACCGGAATGCTGCACGCCATCGGACGCGCAGACGATCGTCCGGTGCCGCCGCTCAACCTGGCCGGCGACTTCGGCGGCGGGTCGATGTTCCTCGTCGTCGGCGTGCTCGCGGCGCTGCTCGAGCGTGGGATCTCCGGCCGCGGACAGGTGGTCGACGCCGCCATGGTCGACGGCGCTTCCGTTCTCGGACAGATGATCTGGGCGTTCCGCGGTACCGGCCTGTGGAGCGACACCCGCGGCGTGAACCTCCTCGACACCGGCGCCCCGTACTACGAGGTCTACGAGACCTCCGACGGCAAGTACATGGCGGTCGGCGCGATCGAGCCGCAGTTCTACGCCGAACTCCTCAAGGGGCTCGAACTCGCCGACGCCGACCTGCCCGAGCAGAACGACATCGCCCAGTGGCCCAAGCTGAAGGAGGTCTTCACCGAGACCTTCAAGTCCCGCACCCGCGACGACTGGGCCGCGGTCTTCGAGGGAACCGACGCCTGCACGTCGCCGGTCCTCACCTTCGCCGAGGCGCCCGCCGACGCACACATGGCCGCGCGTGCCAACCTCGTCGACATCGACGGCGTGACCCAGGCCCAGGTGGCTCCGCGCTTCTCGCGCACCAAGCCGGAGACTCCGGCGGGCCCGACCACCGAGGCGACCGACCCGTCGACGCTCTGGGCCGACTGATTTTCGACCGGTGAACTTCAACTCGACCGATGGACTTCGATCGAAGTCCATCAGTCGAGTCGAGGTTCACCGGTCGCAGACTCGGTGGCCTGGCGGCCGCGCGCGTCAGACCTTCGAGTGCCCCATGTCGATCTGGAACTCGGCAGCGGTGATGCCCTTGGCACTGTCGGAGGCCAGGTAGAGCACCGCGTCGGAGATCTCGTCGAGGGCGGCGACCGGGTGGTAGTCGAGGATCGACGTGAAATGCGGGTTGACCCAGGGGATCCCGAAGATCCGGTGGGCCTCGGTGTCGGCCACGCCCATCGGGGTGTCCACCGCGTAGGGATGCACGCTGTTCACCCGGATGCGATGGTGCCCGAGCTCTTTGGCCGTCGTCTGCGTCAGTCCGACGAGTCCGTACTTCGACGCCGAGTACGACGCCTGCAGCGGCATCGCCTTGAGGCCCGCAACCGAGCTGATGACGGTGATCGACCCCCCGTTGCCCGCCTCGAGCATCGCCGGGATGGTGGCCCTCAACGTCTTCCACGCACCGACGAGGTTGATGTCGATGACGTCGGTGAACTGTTCCTCGGTGAGCTCCCAGACCTTGCCCCACGTCAGCACACCGGCGTTGGCGACCACGTGGTCGAGACGACCGAACTGCTCGACGGCGTCGGAAACGAGCTGCTGCTGGAACGCGAGATCACGCGTGTCACCCTGCCGCGCAATGATCTTGCCGCCGACGCCCTCGACGAGACGGACTGTCTCGGCGAGGTCGTCGGCGGTGGCCGCGGGGTAGGTCGCGTGATCGATGATCGGACCCGCGATGTCCAGGCCGACGATCACGGCCCCCTCGCGGGCGAACCGGATCGCATGATTACGACCTTGACCTCGGGCGATGCCGGTGATGTAGACGACCTTGCCGTCGAACTGTCCCATGGCAGAACTGTAACACGTTCTAGTTATGGTTCCCCAGCGTTCTCACCGGCACGATCTCGGCCGCGCAGAGCACGGTTCAGGCGTCGCCGAACGACCGCTTGAACCCGTCCGGGATGACGAGATCGCCGGCCGAGAGCTCGTGCACGCTCTTGTGTCCCAGCCCCATCAGTACGCCGTCGAGTCCCATGCGTAGGAGATCGAGCACGTTCTCGACACCGGCCTGGCCGTTGGCCGCGAGACCCCAGAGGTAGGCACGGCCGATCATGACCGCGCGGGCGCCGAGCGCCAGCGCCTTGGCGACGTCACTGCCGCGCCGGATGCCGCCGTCGAGCAGGACCTCGATGTCGTTGCCCACCGCTGCCGCGATGTCGGGCAGAAGACGGATCGTGGCCGGGGTGCCGTCGAGGTTGTTGCCGCCGTGGTTGGAGACCGACAGTGCCGTCGCACCGATGTCCACGGCGCGCTTGGCGTCGTCGAGGCGGGTGATGCCCTTGACCATGAACGGCCCATCCCACTGCTCGCGCAGCCACTGCAGGTCTTCCCACGTGGGGGGCGGGGTGTTCATCCAGGACCCGTACGCCCCGAAGAAGGTCGGCCCCGGCACACCCTGCGGCGTGAGGTTGGGCGCGGACAGATCGGGGATGTTGATCTTGCCGCCCTTGACCCAGTCGAGTGCATAGCGCGGCTTCACCGCGATCTCCGGCCCCAGACGCACCAGTGCCTTCAGGTTCACCTTCTCCGGGATCTCCGGGCTGCCCCAGTCCCGTCCGACGTTGAACACCCAGTCGGTCGTGACGATCAGGCCCTTGGCGCCTGCCGCCTTCGCGCGCTCCGCGCGGGCGAGGATGTCGTCCCGGCTGCCGAGCCAATAGATCTGGAAGAAGACCTTGTCGTTGACCGCGGTCACCTCCTCGACCGAGTGCGACGCGAAGCTCGACAACCCCATCGCGGTACCCCGGGCGGCCGCGGCGCGGGAGACCGCGACCTCGCCCTCGGGGTCGACCGCCTGCACACCGGTCGGCGAGATCATCACCGGGAACGAGATCTCCTGCCCCATGACCGTTGTCGTCATCTCACGCTCGGCCTGTGCGCCGACGACGTGCGGTGCCCAGCCGAGTTCGGAGAAGGCACGGACGTTGTCGTCGACGGTGATGCCGGCCTGGGTGCCGGCGACCAGTGACAAGTACACCGACTTCGGCAGACGCTTCTTGGCCCGTCGTTGTGCCTCGGTGACGGTCTCGAACCAGGGGTTTCTCGCCCAGGGGTTGGCAACCATGATCTTTCCTACTCATTCATCTGGCATGAGCGCCTACCCGGCACTCATGGAGACGGGGCGCCGATCGGTGAGGACGGCGCGCCCGTGGTGTACCGCGGGCGGACTACCGCGCGGCAGGGGTGAACCCGGCGAGCGGGTTCTCGTCACAGGACTTCGTGGGGCGCGAGGCCACCGGCGTCAGGTCACCGTCGGGACGACGGGTCATCAGGGTCAGCGGCGTTCCACGCGAATGGTCCTTGTTCGCAGTCGGTTTCATGCGGTCTCCGGCGAGGAGTTCTTCGCCGTATCCCTGGACGCACTCCGGGTCGGGTCCGGCCAGCGGCAACCCGGTGAAGAACTTCGCCGCCATGCACCCGCCGCGGCAGGCGTCGAAATGCGCACACTTCGTGCACGCCCCGGCATTCTGCGGCTCGCGCAACTCGGTGAACAGATCCGACCGCTGCCAGATCTCCTGGAAGCCGCCGTCGGAGAGGATGTTGCCGGCGAGGAAGTTCTCGTGGATCGCGAACGGGCACGCGTACACGTCGCCGACCGGATCGATCAGGCAGACCACGCGTCCCGCACCGCAGAGGTTGAGTCCCGGCAGGCCTCCGCCGGAGTCCGAACCGAACGCCGACAGGTGGAAGAACGAATCGCCCGTGAGCACCCGATCACCGTGTGCGACAAGCCAGTCGTAGAGTTCGCGCTGCTGTTGCGGCAGCGGGTGCAGGTCGTCCCACACGTCGGCGCCACGGCCGGAGGGACGCAGTCGGGTGATGCGCAGAGTGGCGTTGTAGCGGTCGGCCAGCGCCTTGAACTCGTCGAGCTGGCTGACGTTCTGCCGTGTCATGACGACACTGATCTTGGCGTCGGCGAAACCGGCCTCGGACAGGTTCTCGAGCGCGCGGACCGCCATGTCGAAGGAACCGGGACCGCGGACCGCGTCGTTGACCTCCGCGGTGGCACCGTCGAGCGAGATCTGGACGTCGACGTAGTCCGACGCCGCGAGTCGCGCGGCCACCTTCTTGTCGATCCGCAGACCGTTGGTCGAGAACTTCACTCCCACCTGGTGACTGGTCGCGTAGTCGACGAGTTCCCAGAAGTCGGGACGCACCGTCGGTTCGCCGCCACCGATGTTGACGTAGAAGACCTGCATGCGCTGCAGCTCGTCGATGATCGCCTTGCACTGTTCGGTGGACAGCTCGCGCGGGTCCCGCTTGCCCGACGACGACAGGCAGTGCACACACGCGAGATTGCACGCGTAGGTCAGTTCCCAGGTGAGGCAGATGGGCGCGTCCAGGCCCTTCTCGAACTGGTCGACGAGCCGACCGACTTTCGGCACCTCGCCGGCTGTCGGTGCGGGTGCGCGAAGCGAATTCGCGAATTCGACTGCGGTGGGCGGCATCTCGATGGTCGTCATCGTTGAGGTCCTTGCGTTCGGGGCTGGCAGTTCAGGGCTGGGGCGCCAGGCCGGGCGGTCGGGGCGGGCACCGGTCGCACCGATGCGGATCGAACGGGGCTGCTGCCGGTCGACATCGTCGTGCGGGGGTCGTCCGACTGGCCGGGGTCAGGCGGGGCGCGGCACGATCATGCCGCTGTCGGCGAGCGCGGTCAGCGCCTGCAGATACAGGGGACGCTGGGCCGGCGAGATCCCGGCGGCGAGGAGCGCGGCCTCTGCGGAGTCGTGGTCGGCGAGGGATTTCACGATGCCCACGACGGTCAGGTTCTTGAGGAACGACAGCTTGCGAGT belongs to Gordonia sp. KTR9 and includes:
- a CDS encoding MerR family transcriptional regulator — protein: MTEYRIDDLARVSGTTTRNIRGYQERGLLPQPLRRGRVAIYTEKHLRNLRAINKLLGSGFTLKHIATFMTNPGARIGDALELNEILDEHWSSTSRPEITRAELDDRFGLLDDAEVAALVSAGVIAETARDGVYEAVDQRIIGNLARLVRRGMQISTLADVHERFTGKINEAAEILLAAAHDEVDRRKGPGWLPENDDDVAWAVNLLGVMRRVGTENAHAALDRALDTALDRELSAHQNAVDERADADAPQPD
- a CDS encoding PPOX class F420-dependent oxidoreductase, encoding MSAPTLSDPAVRAFLTDGTKTGHLGYTAADGRPLVVPVWFVLDGDRIAFNTGATTAKGRALLRDPRVVMSIDLPEPPFGFVQVQGLARITEDLDDVRRIASLCGARYMGAERAEEFGARNGVPGELGIWIEPSKVIASLDVTA
- the mftG gene encoding mycofactocin system GMC family oxidoreductase MftG produces the protein MTAAERPITADVVIVGAGSAGCVLAERLSREPGRTVALLERGPAGLPTPADLDLRRLPIDDAAPHAVRHETDLGVSAARGSALGGSSAVNGGYFLRWHRDDFGSWPAGWEPDAIAGAYDELDAPTGTMGVGPVPDSELGDAGSAFEHYWSVRAPVRPIAQRWPVVGLNRVLTNRSGLARRSAADAYLVPALSRPNLRVVTGCAVDRLVAVRGATVTGVRAGPLEVSAGEVILAAGTLGTAGILLRSELGDLPWPDVAGRSDVRSLTAGEHRGLAVSYSRRSPADAGMVLPTVLHTDEGLEIRCYRDDFATYIRGIPAGGPIVEVTAMRHSPVRLVAERAGVRMAFDEPDPDTATALRAGAAGVVEMLQAPEFADIVVPGSVRIADRAGFSQHAWGTMPMGDRTDWLGGVFGVRGLRIVDGSILPSSGRSGPHATIMMMACRIGGVLAQR
- the mftF gene encoding mycofactocin biosynthesis glycosyltransferase MftF (Members of this protein family, MftF, are glycosyltransferases, members of PF00535 (glycosyl transferase family 2). The encoding gene is found as part of the mycofactocin cassette, in Mycobacterium tuberculosis, many other Actinobacteria, and occasional members of other lineages. Mycofactocin itself, a putative redox carrier, is a heavily modified derivative of the C-terminal Val-Tyr dipeptide of the mycofactocin precursor MftA (TIGR03969).), encoding MTALDDSAPRRWAENQDAGADGPAPGDDSGAADRESDATADAPAVTHTGLPDGFQVQIDLRCAKAGDFRYLVGGSPTRLLRMSDTALGMTSEDGRIEVCDNVTRRLARALLDAGIANPRPMFGPQPEDVTVVIPVRDNQSGVDRLLEALDGLAVIVVDDGSMTPIEVDRPTARVLRFDDNRGPSAARNAGAAAATTDFVAFLDSDVVPDPDWLTILLTHFSDPTVGLVAPRIVGLQSEAMTASLAERYENGWSSLDMGPEESAVAPSTRTPYVPSAAMVVRRSAFCGFDESLRVAEDVDACWRMHADGWRIRYDPVARVAHEHRTDLRSVLSRRCFYGTGAAHLASRHGDRAAPMKMSVPMAAAVVALLSRTRFGAALAMIILTHLAVRMRRRLGDLPSAPLVSAQMTGRAAGFGLLQAADAICRHYWPLALVLALVSKRFRVLAVQVAIVEGVVSWVRDLLADPTSPPTLGPLRYILMHRLDDLAYGAGLWQGVIAHRDPEALRPVISR
- the mftE gene encoding mycofactocin biosynthesis peptidyl-dipeptidase MftE, with amino-acid sequence MTGPSMLGQCNWPDLDGQVVTLLVPLGSVEQHGPHLPLDTDTRIAAAIADRVCGRSDHPGLLRAPDLNYGASGEHEGFAGTISIGHEALRGLLVEYGRSACRWAARVVFVNGHGGNTRTLIEAVTRLRYEGRDVAWFPCAFDGADAHAGFTETSVLLHVSPSVVDPDRAVAGNREPVGALLGAMRSGGVAAVSPNGVLGDPGGANPDDGARLVGDVTERLSAALGSWQVDDQGRLG
- a CDS encoding CaiB/BaiF CoA transferase family protein, whose translation is MSSAIPRNSGKAGPLSSIRVIEFAGIGPGPHAAMLLADLGADVVRVQRPGSLPKPGRNADALLRGRRVVEANLKDENDRETILGLVAKADVIVEGFRPGVMERLGLGPDDLEKVNPGLVYGRMTGWGQDGPRAELAGHDINYISLTGMLHAIGRADDRPVPPLNLAGDFGGGSMFLVVGVLAALLERGISGRGQVVDAAMVDGASVLGQMIWAFRGTGLWSDTRGVNLLDTGAPYYEVYETSDGKYMAVGAIEPQFYAELLKGLELADADLPEQNDIAQWPKLKEVFTETFKSRTRDDWAAVFEGTDACTSPVLTFAEAPADAHMAARANLVDIDGVTQAQVAPRFSRTKPETPAGPTTEATDPSTLWAD
- a CDS encoding mycofactocin-coupled SDR family oxidoreductase; the encoded protein is MGQFDGKVVYITGIARGQGRNHAIRFAREGAVIVGLDIAGPIIDHATYPAATADDLAETVRLVEGVGGKIIARQGDTRDLAFQQQLVSDAVEQFGRLDHVVANAGVLTWGKVWELTEEQFTDVIDINLVGAWKTLRATIPAMLEAGNGGSITVISSVAGLKAMPLQASYSASKYGLVGLTQTTAKELGHHRIRVNSVHPYAVDTPMGVADTEAHRIFGIPWVNPHFTSILDYHPVAALDEISDAVLYLASDSAKGITAAEFQIDMGHSKV
- the mftD gene encoding pre-mycofactocin synthase MftD (MftD, an enzyme found in the mycofactocin biosynthesis locus, performs an oxidative deamination of 3-amino-5-[(p-hydroxyphenyl)methyl]-4,4-dimethyl-2-pyrrolidinone (AHDP). The resulting compound, now called pre-mycofactocin (PMFT), is a biologically active redox cofactor that can oxidize the non-exchangeable NADH of TIGR03971 family SDR-type oxidoreductases.), which translates into the protein MVANPWARNPWFETVTEAQRRAKKRLPKSVYLSLVAGTQAGITVDDNVRAFSELGWAPHVVGAQAEREMTTTVMGQEISFPVMISPTGVQAVDPEGEVAVSRAAAARGTAMGLSSFASHSVEEVTAVNDKVFFQIYWLGSRDDILARAERAKAAGAKGLIVTTDWVFNVGRDWGSPEIPEKVNLKALVRLGPEIAVKPRYALDWVKGGKINIPDLSAPNLTPQGVPGPTFFGAYGSWMNTPPPTWEDLQWLREQWDGPFMVKGITRLDDAKRAVDIGATALSVSNHGGNNLDGTPATIRLLPDIAAAVGNDIEVLLDGGIRRGSDVAKALALGARAVMIGRAYLWGLAANGQAGVENVLDLLRMGLDGVLMGLGHKSVHELSAGDLVIPDGFKRSFGDA
- the mftC gene encoding mycofactocin radical SAM maturase (MftC is a radical SAM/SPASM enzyme that catalyzes the first two steps in biosynthesis of the electron carrier mycofactocin from the terminal Val-Tyr dipeptide of the precursor peptide MftA.), whose amino-acid sequence is MTTIEMPPTAVEFANSLRAPAPTAGEVPKVGRLVDQFEKGLDAPICLTWELTYACNLACVHCLSSSGKRDPRELSTEQCKAIIDELQRMQVFYVNIGGGEPTVRPDFWELVDYATSHQVGVKFSTNGLRIDKKVAARLAASDYVDVQISLDGATAEVNDAVRGPGSFDMAVRALENLSEAGFADAKISVVMTRQNVSQLDEFKALADRYNATLRITRLRPSGRGADVWDDLHPLPQQQRELYDWLVAHGDRVLTGDSFFHLSAFGSDSGGGLPGLNLCGAGRVVCLIDPVGDVYACPFAIHENFLAGNILSDGGFQEIWQRSDLFTELREPQNAGACTKCAHFDACRGGCMAAKFFTGLPLAGPDPECVQGYGEELLAGDRMKPTANKDHSRGTPLTLMTRRPDGDLTPVASRPTKSCDENPLAGFTPAAR
- the mftB gene encoding mycofactocin biosynthesis chaperone MftB (MftB, a small protein, is a peptide chaperone that assists the radical SAM enzyme MftC in performing two modifications to the C-terminal Val-Tyr dipeptide of the mycofactocin precursor peptide, MftA. MftB's role is analogous to the role of PqqD in the biosynthesis of PQQ, a cofactor that derives entirely from a Tyr and a Glu in the precursor PqqA.), coding for MSAPTSNPISGDRSAVAGVRFDTPADAPGFDTLEPWQLNPKVALRPEPFGALLYHFGTRKLSFLKNLTVVGIVKSLADHDSAEAALLAAGISPAQRPLYLQALTALADSGMIVPRPA